The following proteins are co-located in the Sporolactobacillus pectinivorans genome:
- a CDS encoding sporulation protein Cse60, whose protein sequence is MKIKLFEENDLFALETSVNKFLEPYDDERFIEVEFIPVSFTEETESKSSACTTTTYHSSKQITKFKFFAMVKVRDKLMKIIF, encoded by the coding sequence ATGAAAATTAAATTATTTGAGGAAAACGATTTGTTTGCTCTTGAAACTTCGGTCAACAAATTTCTTGAACCGTATGATGATGAACGGTTTATTGAAGTAGAATTCATACCAGTAAGTTTCACTGAGGAAACCGAATCTAAATCATCTGCTTGTACTACTACAACATATCATTCATCTAAACAAATAACTAAATTTAAATTTTTCGCAATGGTAAAAGTAAGAGATAAGTTAATGAAAATAATATTTTAG
- the istA gene encoding IS21 family transposase yields MIDMALYDRIKIMKEVEGLSQREIARNLGISRNTVSKYLKQKEPPTLAVRQRSYGKKEYSEETQRILPVIDQWLLEDQKHWVKQKHTAARVYQRLVEEYNFKGSASNIRKLVARRRQKQKEVFIPLEFQLGLQFQFDWGEADIILSGRTQRIFLFCLQLSSSRLRFVRAYAHQKQEAFLDGFVHAFEFLGGVPVEGLLDNLKTAVEKILEGRHRLEQEAFIALQAHY; encoded by the coding sequence ATGATCGATATGGCTCTCTATGATCGTATCAAAATTATGAAGGAGGTTGAAGGCCTTTCTCAACGTGAGATTGCGAGAAATTTAGGGATTTCAAGAAATACGGTGAGTAAATATCTCAAACAGAAGGAGCCTCCGACCCTTGCGGTTCGGCAACGTTCGTACGGGAAGAAAGAATACTCAGAGGAAACTCAACGCATTCTGCCCGTCATCGATCAGTGGCTCCTTGAGGATCAAAAACACTGGGTCAAACAGAAACATACGGCGGCGAGAGTTTATCAACGATTGGTCGAAGAATACAACTTCAAAGGATCTGCCTCTAACATTCGTAAACTCGTTGCTCGGAGAAGGCAAAAACAGAAGGAGGTGTTCATCCCCCTTGAGTTTCAATTGGGCCTTCAATTCCAGTTCGACTGGGGTGAGGCGGATATCATCCTGAGCGGGCGGACGCAGAGAATCTTTTTGTTTTGTCTCCAGCTCTCATCTAGCCGTTTACGTTTTGTCCGAGCCTATGCCCATCAGAAACAGGAGGCTTTTTTGGATGGCTTTGTACACGCTTTTGAATTTCTGGGAGGTGTGCCGGTCGAAGGCCTCTTGGACAATTTGAAAACAGCCGTAGAGAAAATTCTGGAGGGCCGGCATCGCCTGGAACAGGAAGCGTTTATCGCGCTCCAGGCGCATTACG
- a CDS encoding Na+/H+ antiporter NhaC family protein, translating to MHPSWLSLVPFLLVIPISIFTRQVQPGLFVALLVGSYIIEPSFFGGVHKFLDYILQAIVKPNNIKIILFLYGFSGLLSVIKMAGGIKGFVDLVGKKIKTKKSALALIWISTIGTFSDPDFRIVTVAPIINALQKRLKMSKRQVAYIIDVTSNPIVVLVPIATGFVGFMVSLINTSFRQNGISQQPYIVYIKSIPFNFFSFTIILVGLYYTFFMHSKEEKTEEVSAGPNRKKQFYQNGLHSNSGTAPGADHLSDSHGTFQPGNNNLEMGQTALQTNEHKTGTGSINPATGQAEIPDSSSTLNPTTIGSMNNTSQRQSLDTKSVNDDYSDSRLYHEEYARHLDVANRVNQPSKISESESDIQNGEEEANTPSKPFNLIIPIALLICLTLFLSWWNGRAGTRSFIGAFLNVDELDVMVESVLITLIVTIVLVILQKFPTAKVVTHFINGGNQLMSVIVLLALIWGVSDVSTDLGFSQFITEHVSGWIPPHFVAPILFVLGIFLSYFIGSSWGTWGLLMPLGITLTHQSGANLLLVIGAVFASGTYGATCSPLSDNSVTLCTMMDMQVMKYCKWKLLPTTIAAGLALVLFVIASFIFK from the coding sequence ATGCATCCATCATGGTTATCACTGGTTCCGTTTCTTTTAGTTATTCCCATCTCAATCTTTACACGCCAGGTCCAGCCGGGATTATTTGTTGCACTGCTTGTCGGCAGCTACATCATCGAGCCCTCATTTTTCGGAGGTGTTCATAAGTTTCTTGATTATATCCTCCAAGCCATTGTTAAACCAAACAACATTAAAATTATCTTATTTCTGTATGGATTCTCGGGGCTCCTCAGCGTCATAAAGATGGCTGGAGGCATAAAAGGATTTGTCGACTTGGTCGGTAAAAAAATTAAAACAAAAAAAAGCGCCTTGGCGCTTATATGGATTTCTACCATCGGAACTTTTAGTGATCCTGATTTTCGAATAGTCACGGTAGCCCCTATTATCAATGCCCTTCAGAAACGGCTGAAAATGTCAAAACGGCAGGTCGCTTACATCATTGATGTCACCTCAAATCCCATTGTTGTTCTTGTGCCCATCGCAACAGGTTTTGTTGGATTCATGGTAAGCTTAATTAACACATCATTCAGACAAAACGGGATCAGCCAGCAGCCCTATATCGTTTATATAAAGAGCATTCCTTTTAACTTTTTCTCATTTACGATTATACTGGTCGGACTCTACTACACTTTTTTTATGCATTCAAAGGAGGAAAAGACTGAAGAGGTCTCTGCTGGTCCGAATCGCAAAAAACAATTTTATCAAAATGGTTTACACTCAAATTCAGGGACGGCACCGGGGGCTGATCACTTATCGGATAGCCATGGAACATTTCAACCCGGTAATAACAATCTGGAAATGGGACAAACGGCTTTACAGACTAACGAACATAAAACTGGAACCGGATCGATTAATCCGGCGACGGGACAAGCAGAAATCCCTGATTCTTCATCAACTTTAAATCCGACAACAATAGGATCTATGAACAATACAAGTCAACGACAATCATTAGATACAAAATCAGTGAATGACGATTATTCTGATTCACGGCTGTACCATGAAGAGTATGCCCGCCATTTAGACGTGGCAAATCGGGTTAACCAACCATCCAAGATAAGTGAAAGTGAATCGGATATTCAGAATGGTGAAGAAGAAGCGAATACACCTTCAAAACCATTCAATTTGATTATCCCAATTGCACTTTTAATTTGTCTCACTCTTTTTTTAAGCTGGTGGAATGGCCGTGCCGGAACGCGTTCATTTATTGGCGCTTTTTTAAACGTTGATGAATTGGACGTTATGGTTGAATCCGTGCTTATTACGCTGATTGTAACGATTGTCTTAGTCATATTGCAAAAATTCCCGACTGCAAAAGTGGTCACCCATTTCATAAACGGGGGCAACCAGCTGATGTCTGTCATCGTCCTGTTAGCGCTTATCTGGGGCGTTTCAGATGTCTCCACTGATCTTGGCTTTTCCCAATTTATAACTGAACACGTCAGCGGATGGATTCCGCCGCACTTTGTTGCTCCTATATTATTTGTTCTGGGTATTTTCCTGTCCTATTTTATCGGCTCCTCTTGGGGGACATGGGGCCTTTTAATGCCTCTTGGCATCACACTTACCCATCAATCAGGGGCCAACCTTTTGCTGGTGATCGGTGCTGTCTTTGCAAGTGGAACCTATGGCGCGACTTGTTCTCCGCTTAGTGACAACAGTGTTACTCTATGCACGATGATGGATATGCAGGTCATGAAATATTGCAAATGGAAGCTGCTCCCCACAACCATTGCGGCAGGACTTGCCTTAGTGCTGTTCGTCATTGCTTCGTTCATTTTTAAATAG
- a CDS encoding YciI family protein produces the protein MTEEERKMMLRHFAYWTDKLERGIVHVFGPVSDPNGGYGLAIIEVEGEEQVQALFESDPAVISGLLSEEFYPMRAVLPKH, from the coding sequence ATGACTGAAGAAGAAAGAAAAATGATGTTACGGCACTTTGCCTACTGGACAGACAAGCTTGAAAGGGGAATCGTCCATGTTTTTGGACCCGTATCTGATCCCAACGGCGGATACGGGCTGGCGATTATCGAGGTTGAGGGCGAAGAGCAAGTTCAGGCTTTATTTGAAAGCGATCCGGCAGTGATATCAGGGCTGCTTAGTGAGGAGTTCTATCCGATGCGTGCGGTATTGCCCAAACATTAA
- a CDS encoding DUF2075 domain-containing protein, whose translation MRLSNPLEKKQDDRAVYKLSPFKKLSFEQSTLKGKIVAFCRAHVKEKASSLFVIHGEAGTGKSVVLSSTFNDIQSLSKKEDPENPFFHTANRLIVNHPEMIKLYKEISEALPDVRKKDIERPTTFINQMQKQEKYADIVFIDEAHLLLTRSDKYNKFNQNNQLEEIIKRSSVVVMIFDEQQVLKLKSYWNEGNVRHFMSRFPSGSYHLTHQFRIHANSDVMMWIKGFVHKRVLPLPKDQSFDFRIFEDADAMYQAIKKKNEKYHLSRMVSTYDYPYKLDGQDYFIHEKNFELRWDREKPGAKKAWAERDDTIDEVGSVYTVQGFDLNYAGVILGPSVSYNRASDRIKIMSEYYEDQAAFLGSKNLKDSEAVKEQIILNSINVLMTRGVHGLYIYASDPKLKRKLISLK comes from the coding sequence ATGAGATTAAGTAATCCTTTAGAAAAAAAGCAAGATGACAGGGCAGTCTATAAACTGTCACCCTTTAAAAAGTTATCTTTTGAACAATCCACCTTAAAGGGAAAAATTGTAGCTTTTTGCAGAGCACATGTAAAAGAGAAAGCATCTTCTTTGTTTGTCATTCACGGTGAAGCGGGCACGGGCAAAAGCGTTGTGCTAAGTTCAACCTTCAATGACATTCAAAGTCTGTCAAAAAAAGAAGATCCGGAAAATCCGTTTTTTCATACTGCTAATCGCCTGATTGTCAATCATCCGGAAATGATCAAACTCTACAAGGAAATCTCTGAAGCGCTGCCCGACGTCAGAAAAAAGGATATCGAACGGCCCACCACTTTTATTAATCAAATGCAAAAACAAGAAAAATATGCTGACATTGTGTTTATTGATGAAGCTCATTTATTGCTTACCAGAAGTGATAAATACAATAAATTTAATCAGAATAATCAGCTGGAAGAGATTATTAAGCGCAGCAGTGTTGTTGTCATGATTTTTGATGAGCAGCAGGTTTTAAAACTGAAAAGCTATTGGAATGAGGGAAATGTCCGGCACTTTATGAGCCGTTTTCCAAGCGGAAGTTATCATCTTACCCATCAATTCAGAATTCATGCCAATTCGGATGTAATGATGTGGATCAAAGGTTTTGTCCATAAAAGAGTACTTCCGCTGCCTAAAGATCAGTCGTTTGATTTCAGAATTTTTGAAGATGCGGACGCGATGTACCAGGCCATTAAAAAGAAGAATGAAAAATATCATCTTTCGAGAATGGTGTCAACCTATGATTATCCGTATAAATTAGATGGTCAGGATTATTTTATTCATGAGAAAAACTTTGAGCTTAGATGGGATCGGGAGAAGCCAGGTGCAAAAAAAGCATGGGCTGAGAGAGACGATACCATTGATGAAGTAGGTTCCGTGTATACTGTTCAAGGGTTTGACCTGAATTATGCAGGTGTGATCTTAGGCCCGTCCGTATCATACAATCGGGCGAGTGACCGGATTAAGATCATGAGTGAATACTATGAAGATCAGGCTGCTTTTCTTGGTAGCAAAAACTTGAAAGATTCGGAAGCCGTCAAGGAACAAATCATTTTAAATTCGATTAATGTTTTGATGACACGAGGTGTACACGGTCTGTACATTTACGCGAGCGATCCGAAACTGAAAAGGAAGCTTATATCATTGAAGTAA
- the msrA gene encoding peptide-methionine (S)-S-oxide reductase MsrA: protein MSQSEKATFAGGCFWCMVQPFDQEPGIIQVLSGYTGGEVANPTYQQVSYGKTGHAEAVQITFDPEIYPYQKLLDLYWQQIDPTDRRGQFKDRGNQYRTSIFYHTEQQKLLAEASREALERSGRYRKPIVTPIIPAGPFYPAEDVHQNYYRKAPFDYKMYYQRSGREDFIRKHWAVKKNKKMLKTRLSERQYLVTQKKKTEPAFQNAYWNNKRQGIYVDVVSGEPLFSTTDQYDAGCGWPSFTRPLSDSRIVTETDNTLSLIRDEVRSKLGDSHLGHVFHDASVPGGMHYCINSAALRFVPKEALDSEGFGEYRHLFD from the coding sequence TTGAGTCAATCAGAAAAAGCAACTTTTGCAGGCGGCTGCTTCTGGTGCATGGTTCAGCCTTTTGATCAAGAACCGGGCATCATTCAGGTTTTGTCAGGATATACGGGCGGAGAGGTTGCAAATCCAACCTATCAACAGGTCAGTTATGGGAAAACAGGCCATGCTGAAGCTGTTCAGATCACTTTTGATCCCGAAATTTATCCTTATCAGAAACTACTCGACCTTTACTGGCAGCAGATTGATCCGACTGACCGTCGCGGACAGTTTAAAGACCGGGGCAATCAATACAGAACAAGTATTTTTTATCATACAGAACAGCAGAAGCTGCTTGCCGAAGCATCCAGAGAAGCGCTTGAGAGAAGCGGACGTTACAGGAAGCCCATTGTAACGCCAATCATACCGGCAGGCCCTTTTTATCCAGCGGAGGATGTTCACCAGAATTACTATCGGAAGGCCCCGTTTGACTATAAGATGTACTACCAAAGATCGGGGCGTGAAGATTTCATCAGAAAGCACTGGGCCGTGAAAAAAAATAAAAAGATGTTAAAAACACGATTGAGTGAACGTCAATACCTCGTCACCCAGAAAAAAAAGACCGAACCGGCCTTTCAAAATGCATACTGGAACAATAAAAGGCAGGGCATATACGTTGATGTTGTCTCTGGTGAGCCTTTGTTCTCGACAACGGATCAGTATGATGCAGGCTGCGGTTGGCCAAGTTTTACACGGCCTCTGAGTGACAGCCGCATTGTGACAGAAACGGATAACACGCTTTCATTGATTCGTGATGAAGTGCGCAGCAAACTGGGCGATTCGCATTTGGGGCATGTTTTCCACGATGCGTCTGTTCCCGGCGGAATGCATTACTGCATCAATTCCGCTGCACTGCGTTTTGTACCGAAAGAAGCGCTGGATTCAGAAGGGTTTGGGGAGTATAGACATCTCTTTGATTGA
- a CDS encoding YhgE/Pip domain-containing protein, producing the protein MKIIVEQWKEIFCKRSLLVTVIALMLVPLLYGGIFLSAFWNPYGHTSQLKVVVVNQDAGTQISGKTIDLGHSLTGSLKKDKTFHWVFLKDTKTAMQGLEEENYYMALIIPSSFSKNAATLMQGKPKQVELSYYTNSGESYTASQMVKSIIPKIDQTIAKEVTRNYALSLFSVLKKIDNQRVKDGEQLPQATKNLSLFVSGSNSIDKAMKQFAHSSLLFKNGLDQANRGSQDLDIGMHALHTGMKTLDQKIAQLAAGQDKINSGVMETADASKTLHQRMNQLNMGEQQFNQELGIILSYVEQVDSIANARGITMQQLNDFIKTQSQTTALDGTLQGQLPISQADYDQWIKGLMSNPKTSYTVGQLLASFQQSSSKIAAGTQSLTNASKKMSDALSQIQSGTQTINDGIKGIKWGSTILYSGSGKIMNGNDQLAKGLNTLHQQQNKLSSGANRLSVGSDRMNGKLVSLTSGVDQFSNRLNNGLNRPISPGNVDQQAELFSNPERSQIKDLHQVNNYGEGLSPYILSLGLFVGALAFATFFPLRRPAIKPTSGGSWFLSKYSVTAAVSVFQAILICILLLKGVGLQVTNEGQFYFFSILASLSFFTLIQFLVTAFGNIGRAIAGLLLLVQFGGSSGIFPVSLTPAFFQWIHAFLPMTYSVNGLRQIISIGDDSTYLIRQVFILIGITVISMLLTWLTFNTLLKKGDSKVINDQRTLNV; encoded by the coding sequence GTGAAAATTATTGTTGAACAGTGGAAAGAAATTTTCTGTAAACGCTCATTGCTTGTTACTGTAATCGCTCTCATGCTCGTACCTTTGCTCTATGGTGGGATTTTTCTGTCTGCTTTTTGGAACCCATATGGACATACTAGCCAGTTAAAAGTTGTCGTTGTCAATCAGGATGCCGGAACACAAATATCTGGAAAGACGATTGATTTAGGCCACTCTCTGACTGGAAGTCTTAAAAAAGATAAAACGTTTCATTGGGTCTTTCTGAAAGACACGAAAACGGCAATGCAGGGACTTGAAGAGGAGAACTATTATATGGCCTTGATTATTCCTTCAAGTTTTTCAAAAAATGCTGCGACTTTGATGCAGGGAAAGCCAAAACAAGTCGAACTCAGCTACTATACCAACTCAGGCGAAAGTTATACCGCATCTCAGATGGTTAAAAGTATCATTCCTAAAATCGATCAGACGATTGCCAAAGAAGTGACCAGAAACTATGCGCTGTCCTTATTTTCCGTGCTTAAAAAAATAGATAATCAACGGGTTAAAGATGGTGAACAATTACCCCAGGCGACAAAAAATCTCTCGCTTTTCGTAAGCGGATCAAACAGTATAGATAAAGCAATGAAACAGTTCGCCCATTCCTCTCTGCTTTTTAAAAACGGGTTGGATCAGGCAAATCGTGGCTCACAAGACCTGGACATAGGCATGCATGCACTTCACACCGGAATGAAAACGCTTGATCAAAAAATCGCTCAATTAGCGGCGGGCCAGGATAAAATCAATTCCGGAGTCATGGAAACAGCAGATGCAAGCAAAACACTGCATCAGCGCATGAATCAGCTAAATATGGGTGAGCAGCAGTTTAATCAAGAATTAGGCATCATTCTCAGCTATGTAGAACAGGTTGACAGCATAGCTAATGCAAGGGGAATAACGATGCAGCAGCTGAATGATTTTATAAAGACCCAGAGCCAAACAACGGCTCTTGATGGGACACTTCAAGGCCAGCTGCCGATTAGTCAAGCTGACTATGATCAATGGATCAAGGGACTTATGTCCAACCCGAAAACCAGTTATACGGTTGGACAACTTTTGGCCTCTTTCCAACAGAGCAGCTCTAAAATTGCGGCAGGCACACAATCGCTGACCAATGCCTCTAAGAAGATGTCGGATGCATTGTCGCAAATCCAGTCAGGAACCCAGACTATAAATGACGGAATAAAAGGGATAAAGTGGGGAAGCACAATACTTTACTCCGGCTCAGGGAAAATCATGAACGGAAATGATCAACTCGCAAAAGGCCTTAATACGCTCCATCAACAACAAAATAAGTTAAGCAGCGGGGCTAACCGGCTTTCCGTAGGATCTGACCGGATGAATGGAAAACTGGTGAGCCTTACAAGCGGTGTCGATCAATTCAGCAACCGTTTGAATAATGGTTTGAATCGTCCCATCTCCCCGGGTAATGTTGATCAGCAGGCAGAACTGTTCTCCAATCCTGAACGATCTCAAATCAAGGATTTACACCAGGTGAACAATTATGGCGAGGGTTTATCTCCATATATACTTTCTCTCGGGTTGTTTGTGGGCGCTTTGGCTTTTGCAACCTTTTTCCCATTGCGCAGACCGGCTATAAAACCGACATCCGGGGGATCCTGGTTTTTAAGCAAATATAGCGTGACCGCAGCTGTTTCAGTTTTTCAGGCCATCTTAATCTGCATATTGCTGCTAAAAGGGGTGGGACTTCAGGTTACAAATGAGGGCCAATTCTACTTCTTTTCAATTTTGGCCAGTCTATCCTTTTTCACGCTGATTCAATTTTTGGTGACAGCATTTGGAAATATCGGCAGAGCCATTGCGGGATTGCTCTTGCTTGTACAGTTTGGAGGCAGCTCCGGTATTTTTCCGGTGTCATTAACACCGGCGTTTTTTCAATGGATTCATGCTTTTCTTCCAATGACTTATTCCGTTAATGGACTCCGGCAAATCATTTCTATTGGTGATGATTCAACTTATTTGATCCGGCAAGTGTTTATTCTCATTGGAATAACCGTTATCTCCATGCTGCTGACATGGCTGACCTTCAATACTTTACTGAAAAAAGGCGATTCGAAAGTGATTAATGATCAGCGTACTCTGAATGTGTGA
- a CDS encoding ECF transporter S component translates to MLRIRKMTVLSLLTAAAVAGRLLIHGINIQPATIIIILTGWFFGWKMGLAEGLMVGLVSDLVLGLGYWTPFQMAAWGLIGLISSFIPKNKFIYVGWLAVSGYLFGLIMAFSYFIMSPNIWIVAGMYLSGLFFDTYHAVGNLMFGLFSPVLFKLFRKEQRALNIK, encoded by the coding sequence TTGCTAAGGATTCGTAAAATGACCGTACTCTCACTGCTAACTGCGGCCGCCGTGGCCGGACGGCTGCTCATTCATGGCATAAATATCCAGCCGGCAACCATCATTATTATTCTTACTGGATGGTTTTTTGGCTGGAAGATGGGGCTAGCTGAAGGCTTAATGGTCGGTCTCGTATCGGATTTGGTTCTGGGTCTTGGCTATTGGACACCCTTTCAAATGGCCGCCTGGGGATTAATTGGGTTGATTTCCAGCTTTATCCCTAAAAATAAGTTTATTTACGTCGGTTGGTTAGCTGTTTCCGGTTATTTATTCGGCTTGATTATGGCTTTTTCTTATTTCATCATGTCACCCAATATCTGGATCGTTGCAGGTATGTACCTCAGCGGCCTGTTTTTCGACACTTATCATGCTGTAGGGAACTTAATGTTTGGCCTCTTCTCTCCTGTGCTTTTTAAGTTATTCAGGAAAGAGCAAAGAGCATTAAATATTAAATAG